The Chiloscyllium plagiosum isolate BGI_BamShark_2017 chromosome 3, ASM401019v2, whole genome shotgun sequence genomic interval accagcgcttcatcggaggctcactgatgatatctGCAAGCATTGTGataaaatgtctgagaacaaacctaaagctcagcgagcaaacttacaactagACACAGAAATATAGTGTAAACACAAAGAACAATTATTGTTACAATACAGACTCCTACGATTAGAGTGTTACTTGAGAAAAAGTTTGACTTCTCTTGAATCATTTTGTGAAATAATTACCAGCTAAAAGATGATCTTAGTGTAAAGGCATTTATAAAATACATTTCAGTGAGTTGATTGTAGATTTAAAACATTACAAATACCAATCGTAGAACCATAAAAAGGCtgcaaagaagaagaaaaaaaaaatttagaaagaTTTTACCACACAGGTTTACACAACATGGTAATACAGAATAAATATAAAATGCACATTTTTATTCCCCAAGGTCTCTACCATTCCTCCACTTGCAGGGTGGGAACAGGGTAATGCCACATCAGGATCAATAATTCCCAAGCACTGGATCTCTGCTGAGGAATTTGAAGAAATTAACTACTTGTATCCTGCAGTGTCACTTCTTTCACAAATGCCAGCATTTGCTCTGTGAATtacacttcctccaccactttttGTTCCTTTAAAGTGCATTACCAAATACTTCTCTACATTGAATTTACATCTGCCAACTGCATGACCATTTTCTAGCCTATGTCAGTTAGTTTTATCTTTTACAAACACTCCTGCTTTCTGCTATAAAATTGGACAATAACCCAGTGTACTGAAGTAGGTagttgaggagattgtagaggtaaTCATTCAGGAATCGCTGAAGGCAGAgaagatcccagaggactggaaaatggctaatctaACACTCTTGTTTATGAAGGCAGGGAGGTAGAAGGTAAGAAATTATAGACCGGTTCAGTTtaaccttggtcattggtaagattttaagagTCCATTATCAAGAGTGAAACTGtgaagtacttggaagtgcatgttaAAATAGGGctcagtcagcacagcttcattcaggggaggtcatgcctgacaaatctgtcaaATTCTTCATTGAGGTAAttagcaagttagacaaaggagagccaatggacatgatcagtttggatttccagaaggcctttgacaaagtgctgcataGGAGGATATAAACTCTCCTGCACAAAATTTACCTGATACCAGCAATGAGACCAGCAGGTATGATCTTTCCAGACCTTTTATAGCGCACTCCCATAATGGTGGTCAAAATTCCTGCAGTTACTgttattaaaaggaaaaaagaatattTAAGCAGCAAGTAATTTGTGCATCAAAAGCTCTACATTAAGTTGCTAATAATTATATCTTGACTATTAGAAATCTTCTTGCCATAACAGGAATCGGCAAGCAGACAGCAACAATCTGGTGGCACCCCTTGTCAGAAACACTGTTTACATATTCACTTCAGAGTGTCAATATtcatggtttagattagattagattacgtacagtgtggaaacaggcccttcggcccaacaagtccacaccgacccgccgaagcgtaacccacccatacccctacatttacccctttacctaacactacgggcaatttagcatggccaattcacctgacttgcacatctttggactgtaggaggaaaccggagcccccggaggaaacccacgcagacacggggagaacgtgcaaactccacacagtcagtcgcctgagtcgggaattgaacccgggtctctggcgctgcgaggcagcagtgctaaccactgtgccaccgtgccgcccacacgccAAATTTAATTCCATAATTTCTGAGTAGCGTAATCTTGTAGAAGTGCAATAAAACCTTCCTCTCAATCCACTGAAAGTAGGAGTGCTGCAATTGTTTTATACATCTTTCACTAAGCAAtgttatttgatttatttttgccaGTTTTACATGACTTCACAACATTGTGATGCATTTCCATTCCACAGCCTCAGTGCAAATTAATTGATTAATCTACCTGGAGAACAATGATATATAACTTGATATTCCTGAGAAAGAGAACCCTGTTGAAGATTTTTGACTTGAACTCATCAGGACAGGTGCAAGAATGCTAAATTTGAAAGGGAACGTATCCCTTGTTTTCCTTAGAGCCAAACAAAGAAATAAACTTATTCAATGTGACACAGTGTGAAGAACTGCAATCATTACACTGGGAAGGAAAAAACAACCTGAGACAGTTTAATGGGAATAGACCACATTAACTTGGACAAACTGAATTTTTTGCCcttcaaaaagaaataaaagttgaTAAACATTAAGCAATTCAATTTTTTATTGGCCAACTTTTTGAAATGAATTGGTTCATTAACAAAACCGAGACAAATTGCTTTACTTGAAGTAAAGCCTCAAAATGTTGATCACTGCAAATTACTTCGCAGGGCTGATAAATCTAATGGGCTCCAAAGTTGCGCCAGCTACttaactcttaaatgttgcagaaaTAACTGGATTAATGTTGGCTATAATCATGCTATACTCTCAGTAAATCACTGGTCCTAATGGGCACTGCAcgagaaataaaaattaaatttataattttatttcCCTTAACTTCAGATAAAAAGCTTTTTAAGGGGCAGAAAAGTAGGACAAaaaacaatgtagaaacaggccatttggcccaacaagtccacaccaacccttgggTGTGGACTTTGGTGAAcagtattccacccaaaccctgatgaatgcacctaacctacacatccctgaacactatgggcaatttagcatggccaattcacctaaactgcacatctttggattgtgggtggaaaccagagccacctggaggaaacccaagcaggcacagggaaaatatgcaaaccccacagagtcacccgaggctggaatcgaacctgggtccctggctctgaggCAACAATGCTTAGATCTCactcactatttttaaaatttggttttGTGGAAATATAAATGACCATTCTATACTAAGAACACACAGGCAATTAAAACAGCAGAAACCCATTTGCTTTTCTCTGAAAAGTATATAAACATGCAAATTAGatagagtaggctatttggcccctcattTCCTGCTACTGTTCACGAAGAGCATCCTTGATCTGATTGCGGCCCCTTTCCTGAAACCCTTTGATTCTATTGTTAAATAAAAATTTGTTTATCTCTACCTCAGAAATATTCAATAACTCTacctctaccactttctgtggaagagagttccacagaGTAAGGttatctgagagaaaaaaaattccctttttctcctttttaaatgagAGGCCTCTTATTATTAAATTGTGACTCTATGATTgcaaattaaaatgattaaaaagaaAAGATTATTTCAAAAGGACAAATGGAAGATGCATGGCCCAGTTGTATCATAATACCCCCAAAAACAGGAATGTACTTGTCTTAATCCCAGTTTGGTGCCAAGGAAGGTGATTTTTACTTCATCCATCTGGGAGAATTCTATTCtaattcttaaatattatgaggtgGATTCTTGCTTCCTCTATACCATTCATTGTGGAAAATGAGGAATGAGAGACTGTGAGAGTCTGTGCAAGTCAAGTGAAGCCAAGATTTGGCACAATTTCTACTTGGCATGTGAATGGTAGCCCCTCAGACAAGGTATTAGGTGACAGTAGATAGCTGGTGTCAGTTTTGAGTGTTCTCCAACAAAATTCAGGAAAATGGTGGCAATGAGCAATTTTATTGCTTTTAAGTACTCAGCTATTAAacttcaactaggagaaagtgaggagtgcagatgctggagaccaagtCCACAcccaagggtcggtgtggacttgttgggccaaatggcctgtttccacattagggATTCTATCATTACCTCAAAAAGATACAAAGATTATtctgaataagggcttatgccagaaacgtcggttctcctgcttctcagatgctgcctggcctgctgcgcttttccagcaccacacctttcaactaTTAAACTTCAATTAAAAGTTTGCAGAAAATGAGGGCACTAATTACTATGACTTGTCTTAAGTGAAGTGAAGAGAAATTTTATTATCTAGTACCTTGAGAAAACTATTAAAAAAGGGGACAAACACAGGTAAATATGCTTAAAAGGAAGTGTCTTGTACGGACAGGGAAAGTAAAGTTTATGCAGTTAAATAATCTTTGTATCTTTGAGGTaatgatagaatccctagtgtggaaacaggccatttggcccaacaagtccacaccaacccttgggTGTGGACTTtggtgaagagtattccacccaaaccctgatgaatgcacctaacctacacatccctggacactatgggcaatttagcatggccaattcagctaaactgcacttctttggattgtgggtggaaaccagagctaaactgcacttctttggattgtgggtggaaaccagagccaCCTGGAGGCAACCcaagcaggcacagggagaatatgcaaaccccacagagtcacccgagactggaatcgaacctgggtccctggctctgaggcagcagtgcaaaccactgagccaccctaaccCCATTAGATTTTTAACCTTTGTTATTCAATGATtgatttgtatcatcaacagtagAGGAATATGCAATTATCTCTGAACTATtgtttatccaattttctttctcGTTGCATACTGTATTCCAAGATGATGAGGGAAATAGGCAGCAAGAGAtacggagagaaaaaaaaagagatgcaactttattttattcactcatgggatgtgggaattgctggctggcctagcatttattgtccatccctagtttcccttgagaaggtggctgtccatttggtgtagatatacccacaatgccattagggagggtgttctaggattctgacccaatggcgatagatttccaagtcaggatggtgagtggtttggaagggaaattACACACGGTGGTGCTTCAATGTATCAGCTGCCCCTATCCTTCAAGATGGCAgaggtcctgggtttggaaaatggattTGGTCTGGACTTGCTGCTCTGTAAGGATACTGGGTAAATTcttccagtgcatcttgtagataggagATCCTGCTGTTACTGAGCTTTATTGGTGGAGTAGATACTcttggatatggtgccaattacgtgggctgctttgtcccagtGTCAAGCattttgagcattgttggagctgcacccatccaggaactGCACCCATTCTACATCACATTCCTAAAATGCTCtagatggtggataggttttGGAACACCAAGTGGTGAGTTACCCAGTGCAGCATTCTCAGCCTCTAACCTACTCTTGGAGccaatgtatttatatggctactcCAGTTCAttatctggtcaatggtaatccccaggacattggtagtggaggagtcagtgatggtaacatctttgaatgtcaagaggaaatGGTTAGATTGCTCGTCACTTGTGCAGTGCGCATGTCACTCGTaacttgtcagcacaagcctggacAGTGTCTAGGTCTTGCTCCATTTGGGCATGGACAGCTTCAATATCTAAGTCATCACAAATGGCACTGAAtgctgttcactgatgattgcacataaccagttctgaccttgtgatggagagaaatcaatgaCTGGCCcaatattcagctgcttcatcaaagacacttccctgaggaactcctgcagaaatgtcatgaagcagagatgactgacctccaccagCCATAACCATCTTTTATTATATCAGGatgacttcaaccagcagagagctttGCCTGGATTCCCACTGgttccagttttgcttcttgatgccacattgcTGTTGCAAGTTAATTTTTCCTTCTTGCTTCTCTGCTTGTCAAACACTGCTGCTGTAATACACATTTGCCCGAGTGTAGCTCCATTAGCTTTCAAACTGGTTAATTGTCAGATGGATCTTTTATCTCTCAATATTCGAACAATCATGTATGAATTACTCAGGATATGCAAATTTCTTTGACACTGGCACAGTTGCCCGGTTtgaattaatttagataaaaatgGTAATTTCAGGGAAAATGGACTGATTTATTCAACATGGGTCTCATGAAGCTTGCCTGAATCTGTGGCCAGGTGACCACTGCAGTCATTTTGGgtccatttttctttcattctaaAAACCATTTTAGTCCAAGAAAAGTCTCAGATATAATTAATTATAATTTACACTGACTACTATTGTAACAACCTCCACAAAATTAAGACCATCTAAACAATTGCCTAAAAACAAATGCTGTCACTAAGTCAGTTTTTTTTAGCGATATAATTACATTTTTGTTGCATCTCCTGCTCATGTACTTGAACATAATGTCAATGTTATTGACCTGACTGTTATGGATCCACACTGCACTGGAACTAAAATTTGGAATCAGGAGTGGTGTATCGATTTTTGCTGCCTGTCCCTTGCCCCTCTATTCTGCTCTTAGCTGGGCATCCCACCTGTTCTTGCCTCTCACACTACCATGGAGAATCTGTGCATTTTGGTTACCATAGCACCATTTTAATAATGTTATATTTTGTCTCTCTGGATCGGATTGAAATCAGATCACAAagcatgctttaacagtattgttTTTCAAAAGTAGGGCTTGAATGTTCCTCGTGCAATAGTAATAgagtcagcacagaaacagactcttcagtccaacttgtccatgctgaccagatatcctaaagtaatctggtaccatttgccagcatttgcctcaCATcattctaaagctttcctattcgtACACCCATTAAGATGATTcttaaatttgtaattgtatcagcctcctccacttcctctggcaactcattccatacactgcaAAACATTAAACTTTGCTTTTTTTAAGAATAGAAAACTCAGGAACTCACACAATGAGATCTTAACATTTTGCGGGTCATTTGAAACTTGATAAGCACCGTATCCTGCTAGAGATCCAAAAAGCAGTCCAGACATCAAAGACATTACACTTcctggtttgaaaaaaaaaacagattagttATTTCACTTTCTTTTCCTCAAAGCCACTGACTCCAAGTATCTTTTGTAGATCAGCAAATGCTGCTCCATAATACTGCATTGTTACATTTATCAGAAATACAGATCTTACTTTGGTGAAACTCAGATTACCCAATGCTCAAACTTACACTGCTAATTTCAGAAACACTGAACACAATCAGAATTAAGGTTATGACAAGACAAAATGGTTCAGTGAGTTAAGCAGAATCTTCAGCCTCTGGCATGTGAATGAGTGTGAAGGCagcccaaaagagaaaatatttatttctggTTTTAAAATCTCTGGTTTTAAGTAACAGCACGCCTGAAAAAGTTCAGCTTTTGTCTGGGAGCTGGTGCATCAAAATCAAAGTCACTCTAATACAGCAGTAAATATCAATTGATGATAAATTCTTGAGCTTGTAACAATAGCTGACAATAAGCAATTTCAAGATTCAGACCAATGCTTTTTTCAAGTAGAATAAAGGTGCAAATAGCACACTCGCTCAGTCCAAAGTAACatggaacaaattaaaaatacaaagacTAAAGAAACTGGGACTTTTTATCCTTTAAAAGTTATTGATTGGAAATCAAGGTATTTGAAGATACAAATGGGGTAGATAAAATAACTCCTGAATACTACTTCAAACAGAGAGTCACAACAGAAGAACAAGACATAGTAAAACCAAACCAATCCAGACCATATTTGGACAGAAGAAAATTCTTTGCAACAAGAGGACTCAAGGTATTAAATGCATTTGACTCATTCCCAAGCCGAGGGGTTTATTCTATGAGGCAAGGTTGAACAGATTGGACAAAAAAACTCATTGgattttcaaagaatgagaagtaATCTATTGAAACAATTAAAATCTTGAAGGAATTTGATAGCTTGGGTACTGGGAGTGAAACATGATCTCGtggacacagtttaagaataagaggtcttttaagacagagacaaggaTTTGCTTTTCCTCTGAGGTTTATTAGTCTGTGAACTTCTTTCCCCCAGAAGTGGGGGGGGTTATCTCATTAAACTTATTTAATGCTGAGTAAGACAGATAAAGGAGTCAAAAGCTAGGAGGATCGGTCAGGGAATTAGGGTCAAGactacaaccagatcagccaggaacttattgaatggtgaaatgaACTCAAAGGATCGAATTGCTCCCAAGTTATAAATGTTTCGATGCATTCGAAGCAAAACCTACAATCCTTCAAAAATCAAGAGATGGTCAGAAAGTAGATATTTTCTCAGGGGAACAGGCTGTTGAACTATGACAAAATGTCCTTGCTTATTTGTACTCACCTTGGGAAGTACCTAACACTATGAATTGTTAACTGCATCCACAAAAGTACATTACCTTTCTGAACATATCCTAGAATGCCACCCACCATCACAATAGCAGCATAGGAATAGCTTATCCAATCGATGGGCATTCTTGATTCTGGCAGGGGAgagagaacaaaaagaaaaatcttaTATTTGATACCAGcttttctcttcaaaaaaaatacaaacacaaGATTAAGTGCAGTTGAGAACAACAGCTCTCTGTTTTTACATCCTTTTCTATTTAGGGCTCCCCAGGAGGGCAGCTGGGTGGCCTGTTCCCAAGCCTCAGGCAGTGTCATTCACTCAGTCAGTCACTGGAAATGCACAAACATGATCTGGGGTAAGTTTGCTTCTTTGCCTGTGGGAAAGTACCAGGAATGTTTAATATTTCACCTTTCAACGATCTAAGAACACGCTGTGTTGGAAATCAAAAGATGATATCAGACCTTTTTCACCCTGAGGAATGGCATATTCCTGCTACTTCAGTTAGCAATCCAAAAGTAGCGAACTATCCTGATATTGCACTTCTCTGTAAACATAACTAACCAAAACAACACCGAACAAGTTGCTCTGAGCAGAACTGGCATATGTGGTTAGTCATATTCCCAGAGATTAATTGCATGACCTTCTGCTGGCAACAATCTTGCCCAATCAAACAACAAATATTCACAACTTGTATACTTTGATAGTTAATAAAAAGAGACAgaataaatgaaaatgtaaaaCCAACATCTTTTTGCTTGGGTTCCTTGTGACAATATTTAAGGATTAATCTTTAGAACATaaaaactagaagcaggagtaggcaattcagtacCTTGAACATGCTTTACAATTTAACACAATCATGCTGATCTCAtcttgacctcaactccactttcctgcttgctccCTATAACCCTTTTACCCATT includes:
- the tmem14a gene encoding transmembrane protein 14A — its product is MPIDWISYSYAAIVMVGGILGYVQKGSVMSLMSGLLFGSLAGYGAYQVSNDPQNVKISLLTAGILTTIMGVRYKRSGKIIPAGLIAGISLFMVLRLVFVMF